The following proteins are encoded in a genomic region of Corticium candelabrum chromosome 11, ooCorCand1.1, whole genome shotgun sequence:
- the LOC134186671 gene encoding mitochondrial genome maintenance exonuclease 1-like, with protein MKVELRGLFKMRIMSRSSSSSHSSVSSVTFYGRKRFGPKEKAEINNKTYPIVVEMSKIEEAESRWYTERKAEYPSVTSILKLTMPTDSSLRLSKWIRKKEHELGVKGALQLRDDIRQRGLTIHKYLSDHFLGRLRDEDIPRNLLGYWKSFKPVLNGISEPKAVETAVVHRKLHYAGTFDCVAKYRDHLCLIDWKTSDKPRRTLRDCYDFPIQAVAYAGAVNVDKSYPFKVDRALVVVGYQNGSLADVHLMSRMQCEGYWEKWLERLNSYRNIKFEEKFDDSTL; from the exons ATGAAAGTAGAACTACGGGGCCTGTTTAAGATGCGTATCATGTCTAGATCGTCATCATCTTCTCACTCTAGTGTTAGTAGTGTTACCTTCTATGGAAGAAAACGATTTGGGCCAAAAGAAAAGGCAGAGATTAATAACAAAACTTATCCTATAGTAGTAGAAATGTCAAAGATAGAGGAAGCCGAGTCTCGGTGGTACACAGAGAGGAAAGCAGAATATCCAAGTGTCACATCCATACTCAAACTCACGATGCCGACAGACAGCAGCCTTCGACTGAGTAAATGGATAAGAAAGAAGGAACACGAACTAGGAGTGAAAGGAGCGTTACAGCTCAGAGATGACATCAGACAGAGAGGACTGACAATACACAag TATCTTTCAGATCACTTTTTGGGCAGATTGAGGGATGAGGATATACCTAGAAATCTGTTAGGGTATTGGAAAAGCTTCAAACCTGTTCTAAATGGCATATCAGAGCCAAAGGCTGTGGAGACTGCTGTTGTGCATCGCAAGCTGCATTATGCTGGGACTTTCGACTGTGTTGCCAAATACAG GGATCATTTGTGTCTTATTGACTGGAAGACATCTGATAAACCGAGACGAACTCTTAGAGATTGTTATGATTTCCCTATTCAAGCAGTTGCATATGCAGGAGCTGTCAACGTAGACAAATCTTATCCATTTAAA GTGGATAGAGCACTGGTAGTTGTTGGTTATCAAAACGGGTCGCTCGCTGATGTTCACCTCATGTCTCGCATGCAATGTGAGGGATACTGGGAGAAATGGCTGGAGAGACTGAATTCTTATCGTAACATCAAATTTGAAGAGAAATTTGATGACAGCACGTTATAG
- the LOC134186669 gene encoding arylsulfatase-like: protein MAAAAGYLAIALLLLSVAPLSAAKPNILFMMADQLRADLIAAAGNNITKTPNVDRLAREGVMFRNAFSSTPTCTPARAAILTGKKPWNHGMLGYGAVAKQYPYEMPRAMAEDGYYTKSIGKDHFGWDKNLNEGISHGYMDTDLYDGLTEEFDDYDQWFNKTNPGVNPMATGLTWNDYRGRPYALPEYYHPTAWVGRAAVDFLDNYNRSEPFMLKVSFHRPHSPYDPPKRLMDIYNVSDMPAPYQGSNWDNRFAIKYNTTPSPGIWCGDIGLDVVKHSRQAYYGSVTFVDEWVGHILGALQQRGWLESTLILFTADHGDMIGDHYHFRKGFPYEGSAHIPMLIRWPDTMTTKNHGPVTVSRGIIREEPVELRDLFPTFLDAAASRPSKPLDGQSLLNLLSDNVTDGQWREYVDLEHDVCYNVTNHWNALTDGHMKYVFRAYFGDEQLFDLDNDPHEMTNLAGNATWEKPLELWRSRMVKQFQEEGRGPDWVSPDGKLMRRIKGQLYSPNYPRK, encoded by the exons ATGGCGGCAGCTGCAGGTTATTTAGCGATTGCATTGCTGCTTTTGAGCGTCGCTCCTTTGAGTGCTGCAAAGCCAAACATTTTGTTTATGATGGCTGATCAGTTGAGAGCTGATCTAATAGCGGCGGCCGGTAACAATATCACCAAAACACCGAATGTGGACAGACTGGCACGTGAGGGCGTG ATGTTTAGAAATGCATTTAGTTCTACTCCGACGTGCACACCAGCGAGGGCAGCAATACTGACAGGAAAGAAACCATGGAATCATGGCATGCTGGG TTATGGAGCTGTGGCTAAGCAGTATCCTTATGAGATGCCACGGGCTATGGCTGAAGATGGCTATTATACTAAAAGCATAGGAAAAGATCATTTCGGATGGGATAAAAACCTTAATGAGGGTATATCTCATGGTTACATG gATACAGATTTGTATGACGGTTTGACTGAAGAATTTGATGACTATGACCAGTGGTTCAATAAAACTAATCCAGGAGTAAATccaatg GCAACTGGATTGACATGGAATGACTACAGAGGCAGACCGTATGCTCTACCCGAGTATTATCATCCAACTGCTTGGGTTGGAAGGGCAGCAGTTGACTTTCTCGATAACTACAACAGATCAGAACCATTCATGCTTAAG GTTTCGTTTCATCGACCTCACAGCCCCTATGATCCACCCAAGCGGCTTATGGACATATACAA TGTTAGTGACATGCCAGCACCATATCAAG GAAGCAACTGGGACAATCGATTTGCCATAAAATACAATACGACTCCAAGTCCAGGCATCTGGTGTGGAGACATTGGGCTGGACGTT GTGAAACATTCGAGGCAAGCTTATTATGGCAGCGTGACGTTTGTTGATGAATGGGTTGGTCATATTCTTGGTGCTTTGCAGCAACGAGGGTGGCTGGAATCAACACTG ATTTTATTTACTGCTGACCATGGTGATATGATCGGTGACCATTATCACTTTCGAAAAGG ATTTCCATATGAGGGTTCAGCTCACATTCCAATGCTCATTCGTTGGCCAGACACCATGACAACCAAGAACCATGGTCCAGTCACTGTGTCACGAGGAATCATTAGAGAAGAACCTGTAGAGTTACGAGATCTCTTTCCTACATTCCTGGAT GCTGCTGCCAGTCGTCCTTCCAAGCCACTTGATGGGCAGAGTTTGTTGAATTTGCTTAGTGATAATGTGACCGATGGGCAATGGAGGGAGTATGTTGACTTGGAACATGACGTCTGTTATAATGTGACCAACCATTGGAATGctctgacagatggacacatgAAG TATGTTTTCCGTGCATATTTTGGAGACGAGCAGCTGTTCGATCTAGACAATGATCCTCAT GAAATGACTAACCTTGCAGGCAATGCAACATGGGAGAAACCACTAGAGCTATGGCGCTCACGAATGGTGAAACAGTTTCAAGAAGAAGGTCGTGGACCAGACTGGGTGTCACCAGACGGCAAGCTTATGCGTAGAATCAAAGGTCAACTTTACTCTCCCAATTACCCACGCAAGTGA
- the LOC134186543 gene encoding cytoplasmic tRNA 2-thiolation protein 1-like, with amino-acid sequence MPVRCSCGVRNATLKRPKTGHALCKECFYKVFEEEVHRTVTDGRIFKRGETVAVAASGGKDSTVLAHVMKLLNERYDYGLNLILLSVDEGITGYRDDSLETVRRNQQQYDLPLKIISYKELYGWTMDEIVQQIGLKNNCTFCGVFRRQALDRGAMMLRVDRIVTGHNADDIAETVIMNILRGDIARLQRCTAITTGTEGAIPRSKPFKYTYEKEIVMYAYFKKLDYFSTECVYSPNAYRGHARTFLKDLESIRPTAIIDILHSGESMAVKSDVKMPTQGTCTRCGYIASQELCKACLLLEGLNRGLPKLGIGKTHKAKLDKVLRDTKQMEDNVEGESLESLKHIETSGGDSLKAVSLDF; translated from the exons ATGCCTGTTCGATGCAGTTGTGGTGTGCGCAACGCAACTCTAAAAAGGCCAAAAACA GGACATGCGTTGTGTAAGGAATGTTTCTACAAGGTGTTTGAAGAGGAAGTGCATCGGACGGTGACCGATGGAAGGATTTTCAAAAGAGGAGAAACAGTTGCCGTCGCTGCATCGGGAGGAAAAG ACTCTACTGTTCTCGCTCATGTGATGAAGTTACTTAACGAACGTTATGATTATGGACTAAATCTCATCTTGTTATCAGTCGATGAAGGAATTACTGGCTACAGAGACGATTCATTAGAA ACAGTCAGGAGGAACCAACAGCAGTACGACTTACCACTAAAAATCATTTCATACAAG GAGCTCTATGGTTGGACTATGGACGAGATTGTTCAACAGATTGGATTGAAAAATAATT GCACTTTCTGTGGTGTATTTCGAAGGCAGGCGCTTGACAGAGGAGCCATGATGTTGAGGGTTGACAGAATAGTGACCGGTCACAATGCCGACGACATTGCAGAGACGGTCATCATGAACA TTCTACGAGGCGACATCGCACGGTTGCAACGCTGCACAGCCATCACAACA GGAACAGAAGGTGCCATCCCACGTTCCAAACCATTCAAATATACGTACGAGAAAGAGATCGTAAT GTATGCATACTTCAAGAAACTTGATTATTTCTCAACTGAATGTGTCTATTCTCCGAATGCCTACAG AGGTCATGCCAGAACGTTTCTCAAAGATCTCGAGTCTATCAGACCAACTGCAATTATTG ATATCTTACATTCTGGAGAAAGCATGGCAGTGAAGAGTGACGTGAAAATGCCAACAcaag gtacTTGCACACGTTGCGGTTACATTGCAAGCCAGGAATTATGCAAGGCGTGTCTATTACTAGAAGGCCTCAATCGAGGGTTACCAAA GTTGGGGATAGGAAAAACCCATAAAGCCAAG TTGGATAAAGTGCTAAGGGATACTAAACAAATGGAAGATAATGTGGAAGGAGAGAGTTTAGAGTCTCTGAAACACATAGAAACAAGTGGTGGAGATAGTCTGAAAGCTGTTAGTCTTGATTTTTAG
- the LOC134186670 gene encoding dnaJ homolog subfamily B member 13-like, translating to MGKDYYLALNLTRSATDVEIKKAYRTLSLKYHPDKSRERGAEERFAETAEAYDVLSDAKRRAVYDQFGEEGLKSGVPTGEPGGFTGSYTYHGNPQKTFLDFFGADNPFSQMFEPPDPLSSVPPFGGMFGRAKPKQDEAVEKELWLTLEEVYCGSTKKMKISRRVLNDDGQTSSIRDKILTISVKPGWKEGTRITFLKDGDQEPNNIPSDVIFVVKDKPHPHFKRSGTDLHYTAKISLVEALTSTTVDVTTLDGRVITVPVNEIVRPGFTKVVVGEGMPLSKSPNKKGDLVLHFDIKFPNQLTPTQKQAIKQTLGKSK from the exons ATGGGGAAAGACTACTACTTGGCGTTGAATCTCACTAGGAGTGCAACTGACGTTGAAATTAAGAAAGC CTACAGAACACTTTCTCTCAAGTACCATCCGGATAAGTCAAGAGAAAGAGGTGCTGAAGAACGATTTGCTGAAACAGCGGAAGCTTATGACGTTCTCAGTGatg CTAAACGAAGAGCCGTTTATGACCAATTCGGAGAAGAAGGGTTGAAAAGCGGTGTCCCAACTGGAGAACCAG GTGGTTTCACCGGAAGTTACACCTACCATGGCAACCCACAGAAGACCTTTCTTGATTTCTTTGGAGCAGACAATCCCTTCAGTC AAATGTTTGAGCCACCAGACCCTCTTTCGTCTGTTCCTCCCTTTGGAGGCATGTTTGGTCGTGCAAAACCGAAACAAGACGAAGCAGTAGAGAAGGAGCTGTGGCTGACGCTGGAAGAGGTTTATTGTGGAAGCACAAAGAAAATGAAGATCTCGAGGAGAGTTCTGAATGATGATGGTCAGACATCAAGCATCAGAGATAAAATATTGACGATATCAGTGAAGCCGGGATGGAAGGAGGGTACACGAATCACGTTTCTGAAAGACGGTGATCAGGAACCAAACAACATACCGT CTGATGTCATATTTGTTGTGAAAGACAAGCCACATCCCCACTTCAAACGATCAGGCACAGACCTGCATTATACGGCAAAAATCTCACTAGTTGAG GCTCTTACAAGCACTACAGTTGATGTGACGACTTTAGATGGACGAGTGATCACCGTGCCAGTTAATGAGATTGTCAG GCCGGGCTTCACCAAGGTAGTAGTTGGAGAAGGCATGCCGCTGTCAAAATCACCAAACAAGAAAGGCGATCTTGTTCTACACTTTGACATCAAGTTTCCAAATCAGCTGACACCAACACAAAAGCAAGCCATCAAACAGACTTTGGGAAAGAGCAAATAA
- the LOC134186719 gene encoding general transcription factor 3C polypeptide 3-like — MRVAMSAVEGRSGISHGKKRKRRVGGEKSSGRKEKRGAKNKEKFQATEDEISADLLMKEISRDEARRRKELFNFNIKPQETYLHSRNKLPQHLKSLMGEANMSFARGQLDETIRLCTEIIRQTPSAAEPFQTLAMVYEDRKDWDKCFEISLIAAHLKRTDVEQWVKLAEVSVERGDLKRAASCFTQAIKHTKGDDVELLWQRAGLYQQLGQRKKAMDDYELLTKVLPVEEGEKLFQVAIKMATIHSEMNNTTKAIEVLQNAFVTHPHCIDPQAINLLAELAIADEKYELARDVICSNCGISCCSVNTENQLTQNGKSSDQSNVEDQTSAAEEHSYACQDVDSRVLTELTPVAVSADADVTKNTELGVMEQLMMNVPQLVSSEVCRTDGANLVYQVPEYLPIDLRAKLVVCLIYEGRQIAAESAALPLESDNPNEIGDIYLDIIDACTKKGYFEWALKWLTSLVQTESFNQAGVWLQHAQCLMSMEQFEEAAKSYEHVVALAPHHLEARLALSSLYQQLNRPDDALQALTQIDDAQDGEDGNEADNSMLSTMCSESVSSEYLPEPFSVLAHTKDYKLLQHKSVLLYEQERHEEFVECGLEMLSYCFRNVYYSKSLPEICLYSDRKARSETRRKLMVKDGKGEGDGESSWKGKDKDSSGLSEEEWWDIFLKVSTTLLHLRRFPELRHLAMACAASFRFSSSGGGFSDNVRLACGLSCLACGEYQFAFEYLRSLCQKKPASVTLWNIMGQLFVRMLDKRTHKFVLRLLLKNPDTEPLLFICGHNSLNASSYRLALATYHRLLKIRPNCPLVLLCIAVSWLSLSIRRACPNRHQCIVQAFAFLRRYLDERQLCQESYYNIARAFHLLDLKYIAVHYYNKVLSLCSTASGGPPGPDSLHCEAAFNLSLIYQQSGQNDLARSLLYRYCTF; from the exons ATGAGGGTAGCTATGTCTGCAGTGGAAGGGAGGTCTGGCATTTCACATGGGAAAAAGAGAAAAAGGCGAGTTGGTGGTGAAAAGAGTAGTGGAAGGAAGGAAAAGAGAGGAGCTAAGAACAAAGAAAAATTTCAAGCTACAGAAGATG AAATTAGTGCTGATCTGTTAATGAAGGAAATTTCTCGTGACGAAGCTCGACGTCGAAAAGAGCTGTTCAACTTCAACATCAAACCTCAG GAAACTTATTTACACAGTAGGAACAAACTACCACAACACCTGAAGAGTCTAATGGGTGAAGCCAACATGAGCTTTGCAAGAGGACAGCTGGATGAGACAATTAGACTTTGCACCGAAATCATCAGACAAA CTCCTTCAGCTGCTGAGCCGTTTCAGACTCTTGCTATGGTGTATGAGGATAGAAAGGATTGGGACAAGTGTTTTGAG ATTTCATTGATCGCAGCTCACTTGAAACGAACTGATGTAGAGCAGTGGGTGAAGCTGGCCGAAGTGTCAGTCGAACGAGGAGATCTGAAACGAGCTGCCAGCTGTTTCACTCAAG CAATCAAGCACACTAAGGGAGATGATGTGGAACTATTATGGCAACGAGCTGGTCTTTATCAACAGCTTGGTCAACGCAAAAAGGCAATGGATGACTACGAACTTCTTACAaag GTCTTACCAGTTGAAGAAGGCGAAAAGTTGTTTCAAGTAGCCATCAAGATGGCAACC ATTCACAGTGAGATGAACAACACAACTAAAGCAATAGAAGTTCTCCAAAACGCTTTTGTTACACATCCACACTGCATTGACCCTCAAG CCATTAATCTCCTCGCTGAACTGGCAATCGCTGATGAGAAATATGAATTAGCACGAGAT GTGATTTGCTCAAATTGTGGCATTAGCTGCTGTTCTGTCAACACTGAGAATCAACTAACACAAA ATGGGAAATCTAGTGATCAATCGAACGTTGAAGATCAGACATCTGCTGCAGAGGAGCATTCTTATGCCTGTCAAGATGTGGACAGTCGTGTCTTGACAGAGTTGACTCCAGTGGCAGTATCTGCTGATGCTGATGTCACAAAGAACACTGAATTAGGTGTAATGGAGCAGCTGATGATGAATGTACCTCAGCTTGTGTCATCGGAGGTTTGTCGGACGGATGGAGCTAATTTGGTGTATCAAGTACCTGAGTATCTTCCTATTGATCTGAGAGCTAAACTGGTGGTCTGTCTCATTTACGAAGGACGGCAAATAGCTGCTGAA AGTGCCGCTCTACCTCTAGAAAGTGACAATCCTAATGAAATAGGAGACATCTATTTAGACATCATTGATGCTTGTACAAAGAAAg GTTATTTTGAGTGGGCATTAAAATGGCTGACAAGCCTTGTTCAAACAGAGTCATTCAATCAG GCTGGTGTGTGGCTGCAGCATGCTCAATGTTTAATGTCTATGGAGCAATTTGAAGAGGCAGCTAAGTCATATGAACACGTGGTAGCTCTTGCCCCACATCATCTTGAAGCTCGTCTTGCCCTTTCGTCATTATATCAGCAACTCAATCGACCAGACGACGCTCTGCAAGCTCTCACACAGATAG ACGATGCTCAGGATGGTGAAGATGGAAATGAAGCAGATAACAGCATGTTATCTACCATGTGCAGCGAATCAGTGTCTTCAGAGTATCTCCCCGAACCTTTCTCTGTATTGGCTCATACAAAG GATTACAAGTTGCTGCAGCACAAATCAGTGCTGTTGTATGAGCAAGAGCGACATGAAGAATTTGTGGAGTGTGGGCTGGAAATGCTCAGTTACTGTTTTCGTAACGTTTACTACTCAAAGAGTTTGCCAG AAATCTGTCTCTACTCTGATAGAAAGGCAAGGTCAGAGACACGGCGGAAACTGATGGTGAAAGATGGCAAGGGTGAAGGAGACGGAG AATCCAGCTGGAAAGGCAAGGATAAGGACAGTAGTGGTTTGAGTGAAGAAGAGTGGTGGGACATATTTCTCAAG GTTTCAACcactcttcttcatcttcGTCGATTTCCTGAGTTGAGGCATCTAGCCATGGCTTGTGCTGCATCGTTTCGGTTTAGTTCAAGTGGAGGAGGATTTTCTGAT AATGTGCGACTTGCTTGTGGTTTGTCGTGTCTTGCGTGTGGTGAGTATCAATTTGCATTTGAATATTTGAGATCATTGTGCcaaaag AAGCCAGCAAGTGTGACTCTGTGGAATATTATGGGTCAACTTTTCGTTCGTATGCTGGACAAGCGAACTCACAAGTTTGTTCTGCGGTTGCTCTTGAAA AATCCAGACACAGAACCTCTCCTCTTTATATGCGGTCACAATTCACTAAATGCAAGCAGTTACAGACTCGCATTAG CCACGTATCATCGTCTTCTCAAGATCCGGCCAAATTGTCCGCTTGTCTTACTGTGTATTGCTGTCTCGTGGCTCTCACTCTCTATTCGTCGAGCGTGTCCTAATCGTCATCAGTGTATCGTTCAGGCGTTTGCCTTTCTACGGAGATACTTGGATGAGAGGCAGTTGTGTCAAGAATCGTACTATAATATCGCAAGAGCATTTCATCTACTAG ATTTAAAATATATTGCTGTTCATTATTACAACAAAGTGCTGtcactatgttcaacggctAGTGGAGGTCCACCAGGGCCAGACTCGCTACATTGTGAGGCTGCATTCAACCTTTCCCTCATATATCAACAGAGTGGACAAAATGACCTTGCAAGAAGTCTCCTGTACCGGTACTGCACATTTTga